The following nucleotide sequence is from Leopardus geoffroyi isolate Oge1 chromosome A1, O.geoffroyi_Oge1_pat1.0, whole genome shotgun sequence.
tacagagactactcaaaaataaaaaaatcttaaaaaaattttttggaggtTGTTACCCcttgtaagaaagtagtctaccTCTGGTCTAAATAAAAGTTCAGTTTAGAAGTCTTAGAAAATGTAACATCTTTGTGATAATTTTAATTTGGCTCTCCTGAATAACATTGTATCTCTCTTTTAATTAGATGAACAAGATTATCTCCGAGATGTGCAAAATGTATATGATTCTAACCACTGTTCAGTTTCTTCAGAGTTGGCTTCCTCGCTACTACCAAAGGATCAACAATGCATTAATTGTTGTGCCTCATCAGAAACATGCTATGAAACAAATCAGATTTCTCTGAACAAAACACTTGAGGGACTAACTtctatacaaaatgaaaaaaatgtaacaggACTTGATCTGCTTTCTTCTGTGGACGGTGGCACTTCAGATGAAATCCAGCCTCTGTATATGGGACGATGTAGTAAACCTGTCTGTGATCTGATAAGTGACATGGGTAACTTAGTTCATGTAACAAATAGTGAAGAAGATATTAAACAATTATTGCCAGATGATTTTAAGTCTAGTGCAGATTCTTTGATTGGATTGGATTTATCTTCAGTGTCAGAATCTCTTCATGCCTCTTCAACAGACCGTGATAATAATACTGTCAGAGAAGAACAGAATGATGTCCACTCTGAATTACAAAATAGAGAAATTAGTGGAGCTGAAGAATTGGGTATGAAAGTAGATACAACACCTTCAGATTCATGTAATTACAGcggaaaagagaatttaaaggataaaaagatCTCTAATCAGTTAGAACCAGTTGTTGATGGTTTTAACATGCCATCTGCTTTGACTCAACAAAGTTCTAAAATGTTTGATACCAAAGACAACCTACAACACAAGAACCAGCCATGTGAATTACTAAAAGCTGATAGCTGTTTGGTGGAAGATGAAGTAGATGTGGCAGTCATAGCTGCCACAGAATGTTTAAAAGAAGGAGACTGCACAAGTGCTGTGCCCTGCAGTGTTCCAAAAAACGAAGATTTATACTTACATGACTCAAATTCAAAAGATGAAATTTTCAAATTACCTGACTTTTCCTTTCAGGAAGATAGGACTGCTGTATTTGTAAAACAATCTGCAAAAGAAGACTCAAGAAATATAGATCTTAAAGATAATCAAGATACAATCCAAGATTCCTCTCCAGCTTTACAGGTTTCAGATGAAGAGATCTATTCCTCATTGACCTGTCTTCCAGTACCTGGGTCTTTGTGTGGATCATTAATTGAAAGTAAAGCAGATGGTGATTGTTTATCACAGAATGAACATAAAGATAACATACAAGACACAGTGACAGTCCATGAAGAAATACAGAAGAGTGTTATTCTGGGTGGGGAACCGTTGAAGGAGACTGATCAtttgaaacaggaaaaatgtGAAAACGTAATTGAAAAGGTGGGAGATAGAAAGGAAGAGTCCAACCAGATGGTAATCAGAGTTGAATCTTTGGATTACCCTGGTAACACAAATTCTTCTACAGCCACAGAATCTCAATTGGAGCTTTCTGGTGCTGATGCCCCAGAGTTTCCTGATGGTTGTGAAGGTCTCCCTTTTTTAAGCACTGATATCAATGGGCAAGACTTAGATTACTTTAATATTGATGAAGGTATGAAAAGTGGAACACTAATTAGTGATGCTGAACTTGATGCCTTTCTAACTGAACAGTATCTTCAGACTAGTAACATAAAAGCctttgaagaaaatgtgaatgaCTCAAAATCTGAAATGAATCAGATAGATGTGAAAGGCCTAGATGATGGAAATGTCAGTAATACATATTTCAATGCTGAAACAGGAGCTACTGGGGAAAGTCTTGGTATTAATATGATTTGTGAAACAGTtgataaacaaaatacaacagaaaatggTGGCCtttctttaggggaaaaaagtacaATTGCAAATGAACAAGGGTTATCTAACAATAAATCTGAGATTATGAATGAATTATCAGTCTCTGATATTAATAGTCAGTCTGTTCATGTTGGAGGGGCTAGACCTAAGCAATTGTTTAGCATTCCACCAAGACCAGGGAGTTCAAAGGAACCAGGTAAACCAGATGTTCCAAATATCCCTGAAAGTGAACCCAGCACAACAAATACGATTGTTCCAACCACTTGTACTACTGATTCTACAGCTGATCCTCAGGTTAGCTTCAACTCTAATTATATTGATATAGAAAGTAATTTTGAAGGTGGATCCACTATTATAAATGTGAGTGAAGAATCTCTACCTGTAAACACTTGCAAAGAAGGCCTGGTTTTGGGCCTAAAACAACCTACTTGGGTTCCTGATTCAGAAGCTCCAAACTGTATGAACTGCCAGGTCAAATTTACTTTTACGAAAAGGCGACACCACTGCCGAGCATGTGGGAAAGTAAGttataaaaatctttgttttttattcttttgaaacatttatttttttttaacatttatttatcttgagacagtgtgtgtgcatgtgtatgagcgagcgggtggaggggcagagagagagagaaaatcccaaccaggttctgtgctgacagcacagagcccgacttggggctcaatcccacaaactgggagatcatgacctgagctaaaaccaagaatcggacacaTAATGGACTGAGGTGCTCCTATTCTTTTgagacatttaaaatgaaatttaatgttACAAAACGGATTGATAGATGATTTAAAGTTTTagtttaaaatcattatttttcacctatgtggaaataaataaaacactttcattttatagattgcttgagaatgaataaatgtcacaTTGTCACGAGTATTACATACTGGGAAATAAGGAATACTAATTACTAGTTTTTATGAAATCTAAAGAATATGTGTCTTTATCTCTCTAACATTTACACTTGAGATGTCCCAAATTCACTATATCCCCCTGGGTCCTTGAAGTCTTAATTTCAAGACCATTTTGCAGTTAGTGTTAGAGAGTCTATCTAGGGAAACactgggagaaagaaaaacaaattggttGCCACAAGGTTCAGAATGCTGAAGCTGGCGTTGTTTGCATTCTGACTGCATTGACTATAAACTCTAAGGGTTTCCTatagaaataacatttaattctttcaaattttttatttgtattcatttattttcattttatttattttaaagagaaagagagtgagtaggggagaggggcagagggagagagagagagagagagagagagagagaaccccaaacagctccatgctcagcacagaccccagtgtgacctgagctgaaatcaaaagttggatgctcaaccgactaagccacccaggcaccccaacattgcATTTTTTATTCAGCATTGATTTTCAGTATTGGGTTGGTCTCAGATcacccctcttttcttttagaaaaataatgacattCTACCTTTAAAAGTTGTAAATAAAGGACcacagaaaactttttaaattgtaaagttactcattaaagaaaatttttgttcctttccaATGAACAGAATTGACTTAAAGGAATTCCCCTTGTGAgagatacaattttatttttatttttttattatttaaaaaaaatttttttaagttttatttatttttgagagagagtgagagaacatgagccggggaggagcagagagagagagagagagagagagagagagagagagagagagagaatccaaagcagactctaggctctgagctgtcagcccagagcctgatgtggggctcaaactcatgaaccacaagatcatgacatgagctgaattcgatgcttaaccaactgagccacctagccactCCAGAGATATGATTTTAAGTTGCAGAAACCTCAttgaagtaaaacaaataaaaaataattattttaataactatCTATGATTATGGtgattagaaaaattatttatatcatCAAAAAATGGTGTTTGGTTAAGTAGATTTtgggcctcctctctccctgcctcctgtaGGTATAAACATGCTTGACACAAAACCAAATtcgatattttattctttataggTCTTTTGTGGTGTCTGTTGTAATAGGAAGTGTAAACTGCAATATCTAGAAAAGGAAGCAAGAGTATGTGTAGTCTGCTTTGAGTCTATAAGTAAAGGTGAGTATTAACTTgacatattttcttccagtaatTGAATATATCTTAAAAACAATTGGATTGTGACAAAGaaaaacttctttattttcttaaggcGAGGACCTAGTGTTGACTTATCTGGCTTAGGTGGGCCATCCCACGGcttggtttctcttctttttgttctaCTCTCACAATTAATACTACCAATCCGGAAAGGAAGCAGTTTCTGGAGTGGCAGTTCATTAACTTTTAACAGGTACCAAGTCCCTAAATGCTGCATTTCATCTGCCTATTTGTTTTGTCAACATCATTGTCATCCTTATCATCTTAATCTAAACTTTTATAGAATAGTTACTGTTGAATAGTATTTAGTGTTACCCACTAATAGCATAAGGCAAGATAATTGTTCCCACCCTTTAGAAAATTATAATCTAAGATGGGAATAAAAAATAAGGTagtaatatttatgattttatatataaattcatagaaCTGTCACAGTATTAGCACATTTTTGtctcatatttttttcccttctcaattttagaattttgtttgtATGAATTTCCCATTGTTTCTGGCTCCCTAGCTTAGCTACCATTATCAGCAATAGTCTTGGTAGTCTTATTTGTGTtctcacagtgtgtgtgtgtgtgtgtgtgtgtgtgtgtgttgtattgtGTTTTTTCCCTCAAACACACATTTGCTCTTTTGAGTACTTCTTGGCATTTTGAAAGATTTGTTGACAGTTTAATTCCCAGCAAATATGACTTGGGACTTTTCAATACCAGGCCTGTGCTTTTAGCTCAGGTACTGCTTCCCCTGTTAGCCAGGAGAATAAATACCtgataataatttgtttttctcttttgaatgaagataaaatttttcATCAGTTTTCCAAAAAGCTCTGATGGGAGTCTATTAGCCTGAGGTAAGCTACTTTACTCCCTGTTGTTGCCCCTTGCTCTGGAAGATAACAGAGTGTGAactttttatatttccatattacCAACATTGTTTATGAAGAGGTTAGTTTAAGACTTTatagttgtttggttttttccccATGCTGTTTCAGGAGCCCCAGAAGACTGCTGGTGCTGGTGGCCAGACAGCCTGCTAgaattcaggaatagaattcaggcTCCCACATAATTTTCTCtccctacttgaaaaaaaataaaatagccactaATATTTGAAACATTATTTGAGTTGACATGTCAGAGTTTTAGGTGAACATTCAAACATTTTGACTGTAAGTTACCAGGAGAAAAGATGCAGTCATTAAAGAGACTCAGTAGGATTTTGGGATCATGCTTTGGTTTCTCAAAGAAAATATCTTGGAATGAATTTGGTTACTTagttatctgttttatttattctgtatgGTACCTTCTAGAATATATTCTCACAGTTCTATTTAACATTATACaccacaagaaaacaaacacaagttATTTTAATATCAACTTTAGGGTTGAAGATGGTAGAAATgaccatttaaaataatgttattaaataaGATGAGAAAGATGGCTCAAAAGGGTTGTTAGATTCCATAAAGgattaagaagaaaagatagtTTAAATAGAGATTATGGATAATGAGGAAGCTGTGCTGAGACTGTATAAGTTTCAAGGAAAGCTCTCATGTGAGTGCCATTAGGTAGATTTGGGGCAAGTTGGACATTACTCAAAACTCAGAGTAAgatgtttggattttatttggtGAGGGGAAGCTGATTCATGACAGTACTGTCATTCAGTGGCCTTTGAGGAAGATGACTGTAGCAGTGGCAACATATCTAGCAGATTGGTTTGGAGAAATGCTGAAGGGAGAGCTCTCAGTGCCTGTTCTATGTTATTTGgataaaaaatcattcaccaacATTCAAGcaatattttgcattttggagCTCTAGCTGTGAAAGAATATATTTCCTGTTCTCATGGAACTTATGACCTCATGGAGCTTAGGAATGTGGGGAGAGATGGATAGTTAGGAAAGAGAATATCAGATGGCGATAATAtcctaaatgaaaataaaagatcataAGAGGGATGGATAGTACTGGATTggtaacaatgaaaataaaagattataagAGGGATGGATAGTACCGGATTGGTAACAAGAAgtagtgttttttaatgttgggcAGAATAAGGCTTTATGATATGACATGAGAGCAGAGACTTAAAGTGAGAGAATAAAGCTGAGAATAAAGTGAGTATTtgtggaagaacattccaggcagagagaataagAGCCAAGACTCTAAGCTAGGAGAGTGCTTATTTGACTTGTTGAAGAACAAGGAGGCCTGGTGGCTGGATCCTAATGAGCAAGTGGGATCATAGtgagagatgaggtcagagagctAAGTGGGAAGACAGAGGAGGTAGGGATGTAGACTGTGTAGGGTCTTGTGAGCCACTTTAACAACTGGGATTTTCACTCCAGTTGGGAAccaattaaagtattttaaacagGAATGATGTGATAGGATTTATGTCTTAAAAGAATCACACTGAACTGTGTCAAAAACAGACTGTAGGGGTACAAGGACAAAAACCAAGACAGTCATATTAAATAGCAGTTATTTCCTTTAGTAGATATCAAACATATGCTAAATAGAATATTGAGACAATTGGTAACTTATAGTGAAGTAGGGTGCTGCCAGCTGGAGTAAGGTCATTGTCTTTGCCAAGtgccacttctttttcttgcttagcCATTGAGTTCTTTCTCCTCACAACttgaaaaaatagataatttatcataatttactttgaagttcaaaaatattttaatattttaatatttttcccctttatagCTCAGGCATTCGAAAGGATGATGAGTCCAACTGGTTCTAATCTTAAATCTAATCATTCTGATGAATGTGCCAACATCCAGCCTCTTCAGGAGAGTCAAACATCCAGTATACCTTCACCTACAACTTTACCGATCTCAGCACTTAAACAACCAAGTGTTGAAGGTAATTAGAAGAAAATGCTGTGTCTTAGactaaagataatttttaatggaatttttctaGTTTGATAGAGTCTAGCGAGGACTAGACTAGATATCAGAAGAAATTTAGTACAGGGAACTGGTAGGTATATGTGTTAGAAGGCTGGAAGAGCAAAAATGGCATGCTCAAGTGACTCAGAGATTGCTAACTGCAGGAAACAGCCACTACCCATAGGGTTGGGGTAATGAACGGTGAAAGGCAGTATTCTAGAACTCAGTGCAGGAGTACCAGGAGGTGTTTGGTTCTCAGAACTGGGATTCAGGGCTTGGGGTACTATGTGGCTGGTATTGTGATTTCTGGGGGAGCACCAAGTGGCAAATCCTGGAACCATCAAGGGCTCTCATACAGTTGGTGTTCAGTTGAGCAAAGGAGTGATCCAGGCTTGATATTAGGAGTACTGAAAATTGCATGCATCCACGTGTATCTGGTGGTACTGCTGCTGTAAGGATCCTGGAAGGAATTGGAAACAgaattccttctcttcccaccttcCAGTCTCCCACCAACACTATTGGCAGAACATGGTCAGAGCCAACCAGCAAGGGGGTCTGGGAGTTGCActttccagactttagcctgGCATCAAAGAGCACCTTATATAGAAGGGTGGGCTTGGGTTTGAGAGACAAGTAAGTAACTGGCACATCTCCCTTTCttcaaaaatctgtttttaaatgtatattttactacaataaaaatgtttttaaaacctatttaaaaatctttgggttctctggtctttttttttacagctgTTGTAGTTTAGGGTCTTCAGTAAAGCctgtgtacattttttaaaaatgtttatgagagagagagagagagagagagagagagaatgagtggggtaggggcagagagagagggagacacagaatccgaagcacctccaggctctgagctgtcagcacagagcccaaagcagggctcagactcatgaactgtgagatcatgacctgagccgaagttggacgctcaacgactgagccacccaggtgacccagtctgtgtacatttttaaacataaactaTTAGCCTCTAACTTGCTAGAAGATAAGTGTAAATGTCAGTTAAAGGCAGATTCAGATACTTCTGATAATTATTTTGgatttcagtttatctttttaatattaagtatactttttttaaaaaaatctttaaatgtctatttattttggagagagagagagagacagacagacagacagagcgtgaggaggggagggacagagagagagagggagatacagaatctgaagcaggcgccaggctctgagctgtcagcacagagcccaatgcagggcttgaactcactatgacatcatgacctgagccgttgGATGCTTAGTTGGAggt
It contains:
- the ZFYVE16 gene encoding zinc finger FYVE domain-containing protein 16, which gives rise to MDSYFKAAVSDLDRLLDDFEQNPDEQDYLRDVQNVYDSNHCSVSSELASSLLPKDQQCINCCASSETCYETNQISLNKTLEGLTSIQNEKNVTGLDLLSSVDGGTSDEIQPLYMGRCSKPVCDLISDMGNLVHVTNSEEDIKQLLPDDFKSSADSLIGLDLSSVSESLHASSTDRDNNTVREEQNDVHSELQNREISGAEELGMKVDTTPSDSCNYSGKENLKDKKISNQLEPVVDGFNMPSALTQQSSKMFDTKDNLQHKNQPCELLKADSCLVEDEVDVAVIAATECLKEGDCTSAVPCSVPKNEDLYLHDSNSKDEIFKLPDFSFQEDRTAVFVKQSAKEDSRNIDLKDNQDTIQDSSPALQVSDEEIYSSLTCLPVPGSLCGSLIESKADGDCLSQNEHKDNIQDTVTVHEEIQKSVILGGEPLKETDHLKQEKCENVIEKVGDRKEESNQMVIRVESLDYPGNTNSSTATESQLELSGADAPEFPDGCEGLPFLSTDINGQDLDYFNIDEGMKSGTLISDAELDAFLTEQYLQTSNIKAFEENVNDSKSEMNQIDVKGLDDGNVSNTYFNAETGATGESLGINMICETVDKQNTTENGGLSLGEKSTIANEQGLSNNKSEIMNELSVSDINSQSVHVGGARPKQLFSIPPRPGSSKEPGKPDVPNIPESEPSTTNTIVPTTCTTDSTADPQVSFNSNYIDIESNFEGGSTIINVSEESLPVNTCKEGLVLGLKQPTWVPDSEAPNCMNCQVKFTFTKRRHHCRACGKVFCGVCCNRKCKLQYLEKEARVCVVCFESISKAQAFERMMSPTGSNLKSNHSDECANIQPLQESQTSSIPSPTTLPISALKQPSVEGLCSKEQKRVWFADGILPNGEVADTTKLSSGSKRCPEDVSPLLPDMPLTVNTVDHAHSTAVEKANNEIGEITSDIIRSPISQVPSVEKLPINTGTEGLPTSCSFTLNDDVFAEIEGPPTPTDVLVHSNLPVASTSDYRLLCDIDKNVCNKISLLPNDEDSLPPLMVASGEKGSVPVIEEHPSHEQIILLLESKSFRPVTFVLNANLLVNVKLIFYSSDKYWYFSTNGLHGLGQAEIIILLLCLPNEDAIPTDIFKLFITIYKDALKGKYIENLDSITFTESFLSSKDHGGFLFITPTFQKLDDLLLPSNPFLCGILIQKLEIPWAKVFPMRLMLRLGAEYKVYPAPLTSIRGRKPLFGEIGHTIMNLLVDLRNYQYTLHNIDQLLIHMEMGKSCIKIPRKKYNDVMKVINSSNEHVISIGASFSTEADSHLVCIQNDGIYQTQANSATGHPRKVTGASFVVFNGALKTSSGFLAKSSIVEDGLMVQITPETMDGLRLALREQKDFKITCGKVDAVDLREYVDICWVDSEEKGNKGVISSVDGISLQGFPSEKIKLEADFETDEKTVKCTEVFYFLKDQDLSISATHYQFAKEIAMACSAALCPHLKTLKSNGMNKIGLRVSTDTDMVEFQAGSDGRLLPQHYLNDLDSALIPVLHGGTSSSTSLPLEIELVFFIIENLF